Proteins encoded together in one Oncorhynchus nerka isolate Pitt River linkage group LG19, Oner_Uvic_2.0, whole genome shotgun sequence window:
- the slc9a6b gene encoding sodium/hydrogen exchanger 6b has translation MGLKPNSALKASKTLFVLLSLFTFLLVGSQGENTAMDNVATERRAEESHRQDSANLLIFIMLLTLTILTIWLFKHRRFRFLHETGLAMIYGLLVGVILRFGVHVPRNMNNVTMNCSVNASPATLLVNVSGRFYEYTLKGEVSTVKGHDVQDDEMLRKVTFDPEVFFNILLPPIIFHAGYSLKRRHFFRNLGSILAYAFMGTVISSSVIGLVMYGCVTLMKAVGQLGGDFFFTDCLFFGAIVSATDPVTVLAIFNELKVDVDLYALMFGESVLNDAVAIVLSSSIGAYRPAGDNSHTFDATAMIKSFGVFLGVFSGSLALGVATGVMTALVTKFTKLRDFPLLETALFFLMSWSTFLLAEACEMTGVVAVLFCGMTQAHYTFNNLSPDSQDRTKQLFELLNFLAENFIFSYMGLTLFSFQSHVFNPLFIIGAFIAVFLGRAANIYPLSFLLNLGRKNKIGSNFQHVMMFAGLRGAMTFALSIRDTATYARQMMFSTTLLIVFFTVWVCGGGTTPMLSFMSIRVGVDSDQDSSVTVSDGTQHRNTKHESAWPFRIWYNFDNTYLKPLLTHSGPPLTATLPACCGPLARCLTSTQAYENEGHQHNDDSDELVLNDGNATMYGDVTVSTDASGTLTTNHKHLSASTMGITSEEALDQELAFGEHELVIRGTRLVLPMDDPPEPTVTLPPPPTSPPPFSDPFSDPFSDPFSDPRRNRL, from the exons ATGGGACTAAAACCAAATTCTGCTCTAAAGGCGTCGAAGACATTGTTTGTTTTACTTTCTCTTTTTACATTTCTTTTAGTGGGTAGTCAAGGCGAGAATACTGCTATGGACAATGTTGCTACTGAGAGGAGGGCTGAGGAAAGCCATAGACAAGACAGTGCCAACCTTCTTATTTTCATAATGCTCTTAACTCTCACTATTTTAACCATTTGGCTGTTTAAACACCGTCGCTTCAGGTTTCTACACGAAACAGGACTGGCAATGATCTATG GTCTGCTGGTGGGGGTGATCCTTCGTTTTGGGGTTCATGTGCCACGAAATATGAACAATGTGACTATGAACTGCAGTGTGAATGCCAGCCCAGCAACTCTTCTGGTCAACGTCAGCGGGCGCTTTTATGAGTACACACTGAAGGGTGAAGTCAGCACCGTCAAGGGGCATGACGTGCAGGATGATGAGATGCTCAGGAAG GTGACCTTTGACCCTGAAGTATTTTTCAACATTTTGCTGCCTCCAATCATCTTCCATGCTGGCTACAGCTTGAAGCGG CGACACTTCTTCAGGAATCTGGGGTCCATCCTTGCCTATGCTTTCATGGGGACAGTCATATCATCTTCTGTCATTGG GCTGGTTATGTATGGCTGTGTGACATTAATGAAGGCGGTTGGGCAGTTGGGAGGGGACTTTTTCTTTACTGACTGCCTCTTTTTTGGTGCCATTGTCTCAGCCACAGACCCAG TGACAGTACTTGCCATATTCAACGAGCTGAAGGTGGATGTGGACCTGTACGCCCTGATGTTTGGAGAGAGTGTACTCAACGACGCTGTGGCCATAGTTCTATCTTC CTCCATAGGTGCCTATCGGCCAGCCGGGGACAACAGCCACACATTCGACGCAACAGCCATGATCAAGTCTTTTGGCGTGTTCCTTGGGGTCTTCAGTGGATCCCTTGCCCTTGGTGTGGCCACCGGAGTCATGACTGCACTG GTCACCAAGTTCACTAAGCTGCGTGATTTCCCCCTGCTGGAGACGGCCCTCTTCTTCCTCATGTCCTGGAGCACTTTCCTGCTGGCCGAGGCCTGTGAAATGACTG GTGTGGTGGCCGTGTTGTTCTGTGGGATGACCCAGGCTCACTACACTTTCAACAACCTTTCTCCTGACTCCCAGGACAGGACCAAACAG CTATTTGAGCTCCTGAACTTTCTGGCGGAGAATTTCATATTTTCCTATATGGGCCTGACACTGTTCTCCTTCCAGTCCCATGTGTTCAACCCCTTGTTCATCATTGGAGCATTT ATTGCAGTATTCCTTGGCAGGGCAGCCaacatctaccccctctctttcttgctcAATTTGGGCCGTAAAAACAAAATTGGATCTAACTTCCAACATGTTATGATGTTTGCAG GCCTGCGGGGGGCTATGACCTTTGCCCTCTCCATCCGGGACACGGCCACGTACGCCCGGCAGATGATGTTCTCCACCACCCTCCTGATCGTCTTCttcactgtgtgggtgtgtggaggCGGCACCACCCCGATGCTCTCCTTCATGAGTATACG TGTGGGAGTGGACTCGGACCAAGACAGCTCA GTGACTGTTTCGGATGGAACGCAACATAGGAACACCAAACACGAGAGTGCCTGGCCTTTCAGAATATGGTACAATTTCGACAATAC CTACCTGAAACCCCTGTTGACTCACAGCGGCCCACCCCTCACTgccaccctgcctgcctgctgtggCCCCTTGGCTCGCTGTCTCACCAGCACTCAGGCATATGAG AATGAAGGGCACCAGCACAATGATGATTCTGACGAATTGGTCCTGAATGACGGCAATGCAACCATGTATGGTGATGTCACAGTGAGCACCGACGCATCGGGCACCCTCACCACCAACCATAAACACCTGTCTGCCTCCACCATGGGCATAACCTCGGAGGAGGCCCTGGACCAGGAGCTGGCGTTTGGGGAGCATGAACTGGTCATCAGGGGAACACGTCTGGTCCTGCCCATGGACGACCCCCCTGAACCCACTGTGACCCTGCCacctccccccacctccccccCACCTTTCTCAGATCCCTTCTCTGATCCCTTTTCAGATCCCTTCTCCGATCCCAGACGCAACAGACTCTAG